From Drosophila subpulchrella strain 33 F10 #4 breed RU33 unplaced genomic scaffold, RU_Dsub_v1.1 Primary Assembly Seq354, whole genome shotgun sequence, the proteins below share one genomic window:
- the LOC119559942 gene encoding pneumococcal serine-rich repeat protein isoform X9 produces MMMMDTMDTSQSQSQPMDVAPAVAVAATSGAALVDFTAAMVSMAATAEAESAESNNNHIDMAEYKEHRKNKKKKREKREREGKEHRHHKHRDREHREHRRHRDRDRERERDREASGSHHHHPPHHHPNNSQHSTSASSSPSSASTTPSATIEYVGGSASASPSYLGGGATGTGGAVGATTTYPHNLKIRFLLSGQRTELSPPTHQTSATAEVNAPLASSTSASIAVTASATAASVPPATGSTTSGSTSSGNAGSTSSGSSTGGTATGGTPSVAGSGGYPKTESSKSSGSGSTGGGSSSSSSGSKHSSNIKDISSSSSSQQPTTGSSSNAPSLYVSVPLSTANVPGINLPTSSSSSNTTSESHSASSRGSSAQSQQSNLPPMGGSTGAFHGGASSGGPSGGSSSVIQHQSGKSSPALGTLVSGNSGGSIISASGVPLASGNLTATTTESGNLKISFEKQTTRVQQLQEQEAPPARRSRSRSGESGSSHHHAHHHHHHPTHHNSHHQQNPQQQQQLHQQQPQNASSQQPHALHSSTNSSSSSTTSTSSSSLTGGSASASASATATSSTNSKGPSRSGKKRGAAQSKIEGTSVATTATPAPVAATPAEKQSRHSSPHYSATPTPPPSTAPPPVVSSPVVMLQSLSSSSVDSPPVTVAAATATNRNTRNNSSSSNTNHNGEPTSSSCSSTSSSSSSGGSSGVANVVNLLDSPVNMSASGNYRGSSNSTSTVLPPSSNGSSQAKPLNKKMLRAQQTQLYQQQQQQQQQQQQQQQQQQQYAPPARSNSPTNLSSASASNSASFTHLQQQQQKQPQQQHEDLEILQFTNTNTTPSSNTPTSKPNNRTPDLSTASNSSSSASAVPATTTTPLVMLSNQLPLNSMAGGGSSGGLKFTYESQTQLDVPMMPVSAIKDSPPSSPGSEIGSAMHSATAASGSLTAAAPTSAAAQPGNVRKRGRKAKDSTIAAAAAAAAAAAATAAAINNAQQDLKDVRILQNGVASGSSNPASSTPTPPATPAASTTASSASSIITHTAAHMLGNQINPNSSVAQKLSEQLHMEVQDHSIYTSDSMSSQYTGVPFPGKQRNTSIAPSNAAPAPNPLQSMFSGGMNGNMPIPQSLEQLLERQWEQGSQFLMEQAQHFDIASLLNCLHQLQSENLRLEEHVTSLIARRDHLLAVNARLQIPLNSIASGAKAEAHGK; encoded by the exons atgatgatgatggaCACCATGGACACctcgcagtcgcagtcgcaaCCGATGGACGTGGCTCCGGCCGTCGCGGTGGCAGCCACATCGGGCGCCGCTCTGGTGGACTTCACCGCCGCCATGGTGAGCATGGCGGCCACCGCTGAGGCCGAGTCCGCCgagagcaacaacaaccacatcGACATGGCCGAATACAAGGAGCATCGCAAgaacaagaagaagaagcgcGAGAAGAGGGAGCGGGAGGGCAAGGAGCACCGGCACCACAAGCATCGGGATCGGGAGCACCGCGAGCACCGCCGTCATCGGGATCGGGACAGGGAGCGGGAGCGGGACCGGGAGGCCTCGGGGtcgcaccaccaccacccaccgcaCCACCACCCCAACAACAGCCAGCACTCGACCTCCGCCTCGTCGTCGCCCTCGTCCGCCTCCACCACGCCCTCGGCCACCATCGAGTATGTGGGCGGCTCCGCCTCCGCCTCGCCCTCCTATCTGGGCGGAGGGGCGACGGGGACGGGAGGAGCGGTAGGAGCCACCACCACATATCCgcacaatttaaaaatacgcTTCCTGCTTTCCGGG CAACGTACTGAACTCAGCCCGCCGACCCACCAAACATCCGCCACCGCCGAAGTAAATGCACCGCTGGCCAGTTCGACGAGTGCGTCCATTGCGGTAACGGCGAGTGCGACAGCGGCCTCAGTCCCTCCGGCAACGGGCAGCACTACCTCAGGCTCCACCTCCAGCGGCAATGCAGGTTCAACCTCCAGCGGCAGCAGTACCGGAGGCACGGCGACCGGAGGAACGCCATCAGTCGCGGGATCTGGCGGCTATCCAAAGACAGAATCGAGCAAGTCGAGTGGCTCGGGGAGTACAGGTggtggcagcagcagcagttccAGCGGCAGCaagcacagcagcaacatcaaggacatcagcagcagcagcagcagtcagCAGCCGACGACTGGGAGCAGCAGCAATGCACCCAGCCTGTATGTCTCTGTGCCGCTGTCCACGGCCAATGTACCTGGAATCAATCTgcccaccagcagcagcagcagtaatACCACCAGCG AATCCCATTCAGCTTCATCGCGTGGAAGTAGCGCCCAATCGCAGCAGAGCAATCTACCGCCCATGGGTGGATCAACTGGAGCGTTTCATGGCGGTGCGAGCAGCGGTGGCCCCAGCGGTGGCTCCTCGTCGGTCATCCAGCACCAGAGCGGCAAGTCATCGCCGGCCTTGGGCACCCTAGTCAGCGGCAACAGTGGTGGCAGTATAATCTCCGCCAGTGGCGTCCCACTAGCCAGCGGCAACCTCACTGCCACGACCACGGAGAGCGGGAACTTGAAGATCAGCTTTGAGAAGCAAACGACCAGAGTGCAGCAGTTGCAGGAGCAGGAGGCGCCACCGGCACGACGGAGCAG ATCGCGCTCCGGTGAGAGTGGCAGTAGTCACCACCAtgcccaccaccaccaccatcaccCCACCCACCACAATAGCCATCACCAACAAAAtccacaacagcagcaacaattaCACCAACAGCAGCCACAGAACGCGTCATCGCAGCAGCCACATGCGCTGCACTCCTCCACCAACTCGTCCTCATCCTCCACCACATCTACCTCCTCGTCCTCCCTGACTGGTGGCTCTGCCTCCGCCTCCGCCTCAGCCACAGCCACATCCTCCACCAATTCCAAGGGTCCCTCGAGATCGGGCAAAAAGCGTGGGGCTGCGCAGAGTAAGATTGAGGGAACTTCGGTGGCGACAACGGCAACACCAGCACCAGTTGCCGCCACACCAGCCGAGAAGCAGAGTCGCCACAGTTCGCCCCACtacagtgccacgcccaccccgCCACCGTCGACTGCGCCACCACCGGTGGTCTCGTCGCCGGTGGTGATGTTGCAATCCCTGTCCTCGTCCTCGGTCGATTCCCCGCCAGTAACAGTGGCTGCAGCCACTGCAACTAATCGCAACACGCGCAACAACAGTAGCAGTAGCAATACCAATCACAATGGCGAGCCGACGTCCTCGTCCTGCTCGTCCActtcgtcctcctcctcgagTGGCGGCTCTAGTGGTGTGGCCAATGTGGTTAATCTGCTAGACTCGCCGGTTAATATGTCAGCATCCGGAAACTATCGCGGCAGCAGCAATTCCACCAGCACTGTGTTGCCGCCAAGCAGCAACGGCAGCAGCCAAGCCAAGCCTctgaacaaaaaaatgttgcgtGCGCAGCAAACGCAGCTGtatcagcaacaacagcagcagcaacaacagcagcagcaacaacaacagcagcagcagcagtatgCACCCCCCGCTAGATCCAACTCCCCCACAAATCTTAGCTCAGCCTCAGCTTCCAACTCCGCTAGCTTTACGCACttgcaacaacagcaacagaaacaaccacagcagcaacatgaaGATCTAGAGATATTGCAATTCACTAATACTAATACCACTCCCTCTTCCAATACGCCCACGTCGAAACCCAACAACAGAACGCCCGATCTCAGCACGGCCAGCAACTCATCGTCATCAGCATCTGCAGTGcccgcaacaacaacaactccTTTGGTCATGCTGAGCAACCAGTTGCCACTTAACTCGATGGCGGGTGGTGGCTCTTCCGGCGGCCTCAAGTTCACCTACGAGAGTCAGACGCAGCTGGATGTGCCCATGATGCCTGTGAGCGCCATTAAGGACTCGCCACCCAGCTCGCCCGGCTCAGAGATTGGATCGGCCATGCACTCGGCGACGGCAGCATCCGGTTCCCTGACCGCCGCAGCTCCAACATCGGCGGCGGCTCAGCCTGGAAATGTCCGGAAACGAGGACGCAAGGCAAAGGACTCGACAAtagcagcagcggcggcggcggcggctgcggcagcagcaacagcagcagctaTCAACAATGCTCAACAGGATCTCAAGGATGTGCGCATACTGCAGAATGGGGTGGCCAGTGGCTCGAGCAATCCAGCCAGCAGCACGCCCACGCCCCCTGCCACGCCCGCTGCCTCCACGACTGCCAGTTCAGCCAGTTCGATCATCACGCACACGGCTGCCCATATGTTGGGCAACCAGATCAACCCAAACAGCAGCGTGGCCCAGAAGCTGTCCGAGCAGTTGCACATGGAGGTGCAGGATCACTCGATCTACACTTCCGACTCCATGAGCTCGCAGTACACCGGAGTTCCGTTCCCCGGCAAGCAG CGCAATACGAGCATTGCCCCTAGTAACGCAGCACCAGCTCCAAATCCGCTGCAGTCGATGTTCAGCGGTGGTATGAACGGCAACATGCCCATTCCGCAGAGTCTGGAGCAGCTTCTCGAGCGCCAATGGGAGCAGGGCTCGCAGTTTCTCATGGAGCAGGCGCAGCACTTTGACA TTGCCTCGCTGCTTAATTGCCTGCACCAGCTGCAGAGCGAGAACCTCCGGCTGGAGGAGCACGTGACCAGCCTGATAGCACGACGAGATCACCTGCTGGCGGTCAATGCGCGCCTGCAAATCCCGCTGAACAGCATCGCAAGTGGTGCCAA
- the LOC119559942 gene encoding protein AF-17 isoform X5: protein MCERNNNKQVTSSNKIPSSFNAKLELDSSKDDTIHSTSLNKKLVKIKKFKLDDMKEMVGGCCVCSDERGWPENPLVYCDGQNCTVAVHQACYGIVTVPTGPWYCRKCESQERTSRVRCELCPSRDGALKKTDNSGWAHVVCALYIPEVRFGNVTTMEPIILSLIPTERYSRTCYICQEIGKPNRANVGACMQCNKSNCKQQFHVTCAQSLGLLCEEAGNYLDNVKYCGYCQHHYSKLKKGGNVKTIPPYKPIQHDTSSDSCSSPEKEIDSTMNSAATSATSIKITSSSTSGGGSSSALNASSSVGISGGSGSGSGVSSSSKQRKSNTSGKSSSSSSSSSSSSTGVAANPSSSSAHSGSASNLAAGSSLLPGGSNTIGNSSSNLSNNLAVGSGSASSAGNVASGSSSGANVAASSSGATQSTASQSSTPAATTKSSASSSSSSSSNYKEKHSKSLSKSTSSKDKDGKDNASHSANNNFSNSSASSTSSNSSSTREKSSSKLSKNKDSIQVPSATSSTSTTNSITTQPSSSTSTASSGLGGTGTHVSSSAASGINSTASTPNEHSNHAHNLSTNGAGGGSTAGKQQSSSNLGNPHLSTSSSGFGSELRTGSTSSNSALNDSSGFGNISNTERENISGAGSSASNSTGAIAPGLGGVSSSAATNLSTNKGGSSSSAASNLSSTNLSSGNSSNSTSKKRKADSAKSSSSVSIAGSALDDNNSLMSRYDIKDVHVALTPLTDFEKEIEKSSKRQRTELSPPTHQTSATAEVNAPLASSTSASIAVTASATAASVPPATGSTTSGSTSSGNAGSTSSGSSTGGTATGGTPSVAGSGGYPKTESSKSSGSGSTGGGSSSSSSGSKHSSNIKDISSSSSSQQPTTGSSSNAPSLYVSVPLSTANVPGINLPTSSSSSNTTSESHSASSRGSSAQSQQSNLPPMGGSTGAFHGGASSGGPSGGSSSVIQHQSGKSSPALGTLVSGNSGGSIISASGVPLASGNLTATTTESGNLKISFEKQTTRVQQLQEQEAPPARRSRSRSGESGSSHHHAHHHHHHPTHHNSHHQQNPQQQQQLHQQQPQNASSQQPHALHSSTNSSSSSTTSTSSSSLTGGSASASASATATSSTNSKGPSRSGKKRGAAQSKIEGTSVATTATPAPVAATPAEKQSRHSSPHYSATPTPPPSTAPPPVVSSPVVMLQSLSSSSVDSPPVTVAAATATNRNTRNNSSSSNTNHNGEPTSSSCSSTSSSSSSGGSSGVANVVNLLDSPVNMSASGNYRGSSNSTSTVLPPSSNGSSQAKPLNKKMLRAQQTQLYQQQQQQQQQQQQQQQQQQQYAPPARSNSPTNLSSASASNSASFTHLQQQQQKQPQQQHEDLEILQFTNTNTTPSSNTPTSKPNNRTPDLSTASNSSSSASAVPATTTTPLVMLSNQLPLNSMAGGGSSGGLKFTYESQTQLDVPMMPVSAIKDSPPSSPGSEIGSAMHSATAASGSLTAAAPTSAAAQPGNVRKRGRKAKDSTIAAAAAAAAAAAATAAAINNAQQDLKDVRILQNGVASGSSNPASSTPTPPATPAASTTASSASSIITHTAAHMLGNQINPNSSVAQKLSEQLHMEVQDHSIYTSDSMSSQYTGVPFPGKQRNTSIAPSNAAPAPNPLQSMFSGGMNGNMPIPQSLEQLLERQWEQGSQFLMEQAQHFDIASLLNCLHQLQSENLRLEEHVTSLIARRDHLLAVNARLQIPLNSIASGAKAEAHGK from the exons ATCCCAGAGGTGCGGTTTGGGAATGTGACCACCATGGAGCCTATCATATTGTCATTAATACCGACGGAGCGGTATTCAAGGA CTTGCTATATTTGCCAGGAGATTGGCAAACCAAATCGTGCCAATGTCGGCGCATGTATGCAGTGCAACAAATCAAACTGCAAGCAGCAGTTTCACGTCACCTGTGCCCAGAGCCTTGGTTTGCTCTGCGAGGAGGCGGGAAACTATCTAGATAATGTGAAATACTGCGGCTACTGTCAGCACCATTACAGCAAACTG AAAAAGGGCGGCAACGTCAAAACCATACCGCCATATAAACCCATTCAACATGACACCTCTTCCGATTCGTGTTCGTCGCCCGAGAAGGAAATCGATTCCACCATGAACTCTGCAGCGACTTCAGCGACGAGCATTAAGATCACCAGCAGCAGTACCAGTGGTGGCGGCAGCAGCAGTGCTTTGAATGCTAGTTCCAGTGTTGGAATTTCCGGAGGAAGCGGCAGTGGAAGTGGCGTCTCATCGTCCTCCAAGCAGCGCAAGAGCAATACATCCGGAAAATCGTCgagcagcagtagcagcagcTCATCGTCCTCAACGGGAGTGGCTGCCAACCCGTCCTCGAGTTCTGCGCACTCGGGAAGTGCAAGCAATCTGGCAGCTGGAAGCAGTTTACTACCAGGCGGTAGTAATACCATCGGCAATAGTAGCAGTAATTTAAGCAATAACCTGGCGGTAGGAAGCGGATCTGCCAGCAGTGCTGGAAACGTGGCTAGTGGAAGCTCCAGTGGAGCAAACGTAGCTGCTTCCAGCAGTGGGGCTACGCAATCGACGGCCAGTCAATCGTCGACACCAGCAGCCACCACAAAATCATCGGCCAGCAGTTCGAGCAGTAGTAGTAGTAACTATAAGGAAAAACATAGCAAAAGTTTAAGCAAATCCACCTCAAGCAAGGATAAGGATGGAAAAGATAACGCTAGCCATTCAGCTAATAACAATTTCTCGAATTCATCAGCCTCATCAACATCATCAAACTCATCGTCGACGCGAGAGAAATCATCATCAAAGCTTTCGAAGAACAAAGACTCCATTCAAGTACCAAGTGCCACCAGTAGCACGAGCACAACCAACAGTATAACGACCCAGCCCAGTTCGTCTACTTCAACAGCTAGCAGTGGCTTGGGTGGAACTGGGACCCATGTGAGCAGTTCGGCCGCCAGTGGAATTAACTCCACTGCCTCCACACCCAATGAGCACTCAAATCATGCCCATAATCTTAGCACAAATGGAGCAGGAGGTGGAAGCACAGCCGGGAAGCAACAGTCGTCCAGTAACCTGGGCAATCCGCATCTCAGCACCAGTAGTTCTGGTTTTGGATCGGAATTAAGAACGGGGAGCACATCCTCAAACTCGGCTTTAAACGACTCCTCCGGATTTGGTAATATTTCAAATACCGAAAGGGAGAACATATCAGGCGCTGGATCGTCTGCGAGCAATTCGACCGGAGCAATAGCGCCGGGCTTGGGTGGCGTATCCTCCAGTGCGGCCACTAATTTAAGCACCAATAAGGGAGGCTCGTCGTCATCGGCGGCGAGCAATCTGTCATCTACGAACCTTTCCTCTGGCAACTCCTCTAACTCGACATCGAAAAAACGAAAGGCAGACTCTGCCAAGTCCAGCAGTAGTGTATCCATAGCTGGCTCCGCTCTGGACGATAACAATAG CCTAATGTCCCGGTATGATATCAAAGATGTTCATGTAGCACTGACACCGCTAACAGACTTTGAGAAGGAAATCGAGAAGAGCTCCAAGAGG CAACGTACTGAACTCAGCCCGCCGACCCACCAAACATCCGCCACCGCCGAAGTAAATGCACCGCTGGCCAGTTCGACGAGTGCGTCCATTGCGGTAACGGCGAGTGCGACAGCGGCCTCAGTCCCTCCGGCAACGGGCAGCACTACCTCAGGCTCCACCTCCAGCGGCAATGCAGGTTCAACCTCCAGCGGCAGCAGTACCGGAGGCACGGCGACCGGAGGAACGCCATCAGTCGCGGGATCTGGCGGCTATCCAAAGACAGAATCGAGCAAGTCGAGTGGCTCGGGGAGTACAGGTggtggcagcagcagcagttccAGCGGCAGCaagcacagcagcaacatcaaggacatcagcagcagcagcagcagtcagCAGCCGACGACTGGGAGCAGCAGCAATGCACCCAGCCTGTATGTCTCTGTGCCGCTGTCCACGGCCAATGTACCTGGAATCAATCTgcccaccagcagcagcagcagtaatACCACCAGCG AATCCCATTCAGCTTCATCGCGTGGAAGTAGCGCCCAATCGCAGCAGAGCAATCTACCGCCCATGGGTGGATCAACTGGAGCGTTTCATGGCGGTGCGAGCAGCGGTGGCCCCAGCGGTGGCTCCTCGTCGGTCATCCAGCACCAGAGCGGCAAGTCATCGCCGGCCTTGGGCACCCTAGTCAGCGGCAACAGTGGTGGCAGTATAATCTCCGCCAGTGGCGTCCCACTAGCCAGCGGCAACCTCACTGCCACGACCACGGAGAGCGGGAACTTGAAGATCAGCTTTGAGAAGCAAACGACCAGAGTGCAGCAGTTGCAGGAGCAGGAGGCGCCACCGGCACGACGGAGCAG ATCGCGCTCCGGTGAGAGTGGCAGTAGTCACCACCAtgcccaccaccaccaccatcaccCCACCCACCACAATAGCCATCACCAACAAAAtccacaacagcagcaacaattaCACCAACAGCAGCCACAGAACGCGTCATCGCAGCAGCCACATGCGCTGCACTCCTCCACCAACTCGTCCTCATCCTCCACCACATCTACCTCCTCGTCCTCCCTGACTGGTGGCTCTGCCTCCGCCTCCGCCTCAGCCACAGCCACATCCTCCACCAATTCCAAGGGTCCCTCGAGATCGGGCAAAAAGCGTGGGGCTGCGCAGAGTAAGATTGAGGGAACTTCGGTGGCGACAACGGCAACACCAGCACCAGTTGCCGCCACACCAGCCGAGAAGCAGAGTCGCCACAGTTCGCCCCACtacagtgccacgcccaccccgCCACCGTCGACTGCGCCACCACCGGTGGTCTCGTCGCCGGTGGTGATGTTGCAATCCCTGTCCTCGTCCTCGGTCGATTCCCCGCCAGTAACAGTGGCTGCAGCCACTGCAACTAATCGCAACACGCGCAACAACAGTAGCAGTAGCAATACCAATCACAATGGCGAGCCGACGTCCTCGTCCTGCTCGTCCActtcgtcctcctcctcgagTGGCGGCTCTAGTGGTGTGGCCAATGTGGTTAATCTGCTAGACTCGCCGGTTAATATGTCAGCATCCGGAAACTATCGCGGCAGCAGCAATTCCACCAGCACTGTGTTGCCGCCAAGCAGCAACGGCAGCAGCCAAGCCAAGCCTctgaacaaaaaaatgttgcgtGCGCAGCAAACGCAGCTGtatcagcaacaacagcagcagcaacaacagcagcagcaacaacaacagcagcagcagcagtatgCACCCCCCGCTAGATCCAACTCCCCCACAAATCTTAGCTCAGCCTCAGCTTCCAACTCCGCTAGCTTTACGCACttgcaacaacagcaacagaaacaaccacagcagcaacatgaaGATCTAGAGATATTGCAATTCACTAATACTAATACCACTCCCTCTTCCAATACGCCCACGTCGAAACCCAACAACAGAACGCCCGATCTCAGCACGGCCAGCAACTCATCGTCATCAGCATCTGCAGTGcccgcaacaacaacaactccTTTGGTCATGCTGAGCAACCAGTTGCCACTTAACTCGATGGCGGGTGGTGGCTCTTCCGGCGGCCTCAAGTTCACCTACGAGAGTCAGACGCAGCTGGATGTGCCCATGATGCCTGTGAGCGCCATTAAGGACTCGCCACCCAGCTCGCCCGGCTCAGAGATTGGATCGGCCATGCACTCGGCGACGGCAGCATCCGGTTCCCTGACCGCCGCAGCTCCAACATCGGCGGCGGCTCAGCCTGGAAATGTCCGGAAACGAGGACGCAAGGCAAAGGACTCGACAAtagcagcagcggcggcggcggcggctgcggcagcagcaacagcagcagctaTCAACAATGCTCAACAGGATCTCAAGGATGTGCGCATACTGCAGAATGGGGTGGCCAGTGGCTCGAGCAATCCAGCCAGCAGCACGCCCACGCCCCCTGCCACGCCCGCTGCCTCCACGACTGCCAGTTCAGCCAGTTCGATCATCACGCACACGGCTGCCCATATGTTGGGCAACCAGATCAACCCAAACAGCAGCGTGGCCCAGAAGCTGTCCGAGCAGTTGCACATGGAGGTGCAGGATCACTCGATCTACACTTCCGACTCCATGAGCTCGCAGTACACCGGAGTTCCGTTCCCCGGCAAGCAG CGCAATACGAGCATTGCCCCTAGTAACGCAGCACCAGCTCCAAATCCGCTGCAGTCGATGTTCAGCGGTGGTATGAACGGCAACATGCCCATTCCGCAGAGTCTGGAGCAGCTTCTCGAGCGCCAATGGGAGCAGGGCTCGCAGTTTCTCATGGAGCAGGCGCAGCACTTTGACA TTGCCTCGCTGCTTAATTGCCTGCACCAGCTGCAGAGCGAGAACCTCCGGCTGGAGGAGCACGTGACCAGCCTGATAGCACGACGAGATCACCTGCTGGCGGTCAATGCGCGCCTGCAAATCCCGCTGAACAGCATCGCAAGTGGTGCCAA
- the LOC119559947 gene encoding muscle LIM protein Mlp84B, translating into MPSFQPIEAPKCPRCGKSVYAAEERLAGGYAFHKDCFKCGMCNKSLDSTNCTEHERELYCKTCHGRKFGPKGYGFGTGAGTLSMDNGSQFLRENGDGPSVRNGARLEPRAIARAPEGEGCPRCGGYVYAAEQMLARGRSWHKECFKCGTCKKGLDSILCCEAPDKNIYCKGCYAKKFGPKGYGYGQGGGALQSDCYAHDDGAPQIRAAIDVDKIQARPGEGCPRCGGMVYAAEQKLSKGREWHKKCFNCKDCHKTLDSINASDGPDRDVYCRTCYGKKWGPHGYGFACGSGFLQTDGLTEDQISANRPFYNPDTTSIKAREGEGCPRCGGAVFAAEQQLSKGKVWHKKCYNCTDCHRPLDSVLACDGPDGDIHCRACYGKLFGPKGFGYGHAPTLVSTSGESTIQFPDGRPLAGAKTSGGCPRCGYAVFAAEQMISKTRIWHKRCFYCSDCRKSLDSTNLNDGPDGDIYCRACYGRNFGPKGVGYGLGAGALTTF; encoded by the coding sequence ATGCCTTCCTTCCAACCGATCGAGGCCCCCAAGTGCCCGCGATGCGGCAAGAGCGTCTACGCCGCCGAGGAGCGTCTGGCTGGCGGCTATGCATTCCACAAGGACTGCTTCAAGTGCGGAATGTGCAACAAATCGCTGGACTCCACGAACTGCACAGAGCACGAGCGTGAGCTGTACTGCAAGACTTGTCACGGTCGCAAGTTCGGACCCAAGGGTTACGGATTCGGTACTGGAGCGGGCACTCTCTCCATGGACAATGGTTCACAGTTCCTGCGCGAGAACGGCGATGGGCCATCTGTGAGGAACGGAGCCCGTCTGGAACCCAGGGCCATTGCTCGTGCCCCCGAAGGTGAGGGATGTCCCCGTTGCGGAGGCTATGTGTATGCCGCCGAACAGATGCTGGCCCGTGGGCGCAGCTGGCACAAGGAGTGCTTCAAGTGCGGCACCTGCAAGAAGGGTCTGGACTCGATCCTGTGCTGCGAGGCTCCGGACAAGAACATCTACTGCAAGGGCTGCTATGCCAAGAAGTTTGGACCCAAGGGCTATGGTTATGGCCAGGGCGGTGGTGCCCTGCAGTCCGATTGCTATGCTCACGACGACGGAGCACCCCAAATCCGTGCCGCCATCGATGTGGACAAGATCCAAGCCCGTCCGGGTGAGGGTTGCCCCCGATGCGGTGGCATGGTCTACGCTGCCGAGCAGAAACTCTCCAAGGGCCGGGAGTGGCACAAGAAGTGCTTCAACTGCAAGGACTGCCACAAGACGCTGGACTCGATCAATGCCAGCGATGGTCCCGATCGTGATGTCTACTGCCGCACCTGCTACGGCAAGAAGTGGGGACCCCACGGCTATGGATTCGCATGCGGCTCAGGCTTCTTGCAGACGGATGGCCTGACCGAGGATCAGATCAGCGCCAACAGGCCCTTCTACAACCCGGACACGACGTCGATCAAGGCTCGTGAGGGCGAGGGATGTCCCCGATGCGGAGGAGCCGTGTTCGCCGCCGAGCAGCAGCTGTCCAAGGGCAAGGTGTGGCACAAGAAGTGCTACAACTGCACCGACTGCCACAGGCCATTGGACTCGGTTCTGGCCTGCGATGGACCCGATGGCGACATCCACTGCCGTGCCTGCTACGGCAAGCTCTTCGGACCCAAGGGCTTCGGTTACGGCCATGCCCCCACCCTGGTGTCCACCAGTGGCGAAAGCACCATCCAGTTCCCAGATGGCCGTCCTCTGGCCGGAGCGAAGACCTCAGGCGGATGCCCGCGATGCGGTTACGCCGTGTTCGCCGCCGAGCAGATGATCAGCAAGACCAGGATCTGGCACAAGAGGTGCTTCTACTGCTCGGACTGCCGCAAATCGCTGGACTCGACGAATCTGAACGATGGTCCCGACGGCGACATCTACTGCCGAGCCTGCTACGGCCGCAACTTTGGACCCAAGGGCGTGGGCTACGGTCTGGGCGCGGGCGCTTTGACAACGTTCTAA